From the Musa acuminata AAA Group cultivar baxijiao chromosome BXJ3-7, Cavendish_Baxijiao_AAA, whole genome shotgun sequence genome, one window contains:
- the LOC135643725 gene encoding uncharacterized protein LOC135643725 isoform X2, translated as MKSPSMAASGVAMMPSPVFLWRFKVVLFLLWGISCCKIGWDSVMRMNADKRDLFLYEAFLYFNPLLLVTLMVWLWGVNLWIFSHSSVNYAKVFDLDHTHLTHREIWKCATWMIIIVPTSMAAYLYLYSHGEVSLAASQPVILYAAILMVLIFPFEIFYLPSRYYLLRTVWRIMLPLQAITFSDFFLADIMTSMSKVFSDLERSVCRMVNKQVATIAWFEADSVCGSHSVVIPVVLVFPYLCRFFQCLRQYKDTRERTCLFNALKYSTAIPVIFLSALKYHVFPDSWTKFYRPLWLISSVINSLYSFYWDVTRDWDLSVFTRIFKFKNPHICTNLLYGRKWVYYWVIGSNLIFRCTWTYKLSAHLRHNYLTVFTITALEIMRRFQWIFFRVENEWNKITSSKPSLELSGNEIPKEEDRLLGSATHNV; from the exons ATGAAGAGTCCAAGCATGGCAGCATCTGGTGTTGCAATGATGCCATCACCAGTTTTCTTGTGGAGATTTAAG GTTGTATTGTTTCTCTTGTGGGGCATCAGTTGTTGTAAG ATAGGCTGGGACTCTGTAATGCGAATGAATGCAGATAAACGAGATTTGTTTCTTTACGAGGCCTTTTTGTATTTTAATCCACTTCTTCTTGTG ACGTTGATGGTTTGGCTTTGGGGAGTGAATCTATGGATTTTTTCTCATTCATCTGTTAACTATGCAAAAGTATTTGATCTTGACCACACTCATCTCACACATCGGGAGATATGGAAG TGTGCAACCTGGATGATCATCATTGTTCCTACGAGTATGGCAgcttatctttatttgtattcACATGGCGAAGTATCACTAGCTGCATCACAACCA gttattctatatgcagccaTTCTAATGGTTCTCATATTCCCCTTTGAGATCTTTTACTTGCCATCCCGCTACTACTTGTTAAGGACTGTATGGCGTATAATGCTTCCATTACAG GCAATCACATTTTCTGATTTCTTCTTGGCAGATATCATGACATCAATGTCAAAG GTATTCTCCGATTTGGAGCGTTCAGTTTGTCGGATGGTTAACAAACAG GTTGCAACAATAGCTTGGTTTGAGGCTGATTCTGTATGTGGCAGTCACTCTGTTGTAATCCCTGTGGTGCTTGTCTTTCCCTATTTATGCCGTTTTTTCCAGTGCTTACGTCAATATAAGGATACCAGAGAAAGGACATGCCTTTTTAATG CTTTAAAATATTCAACTGCAATCCCTGTGATTTTTCTTTCGGCTCTCAAGTATCATGTCTTCCCAGACAGTTGGACCAAATTTTACCGCCCTCTTTGGCTTATTTCTAGTGTCATAAACTCATTATATTCATTTTATTGGGATGTGACTCGGGATTGGGATTTGAG TGTGTTCACTCGTATCTTCAAGTTTAAAAATCCACATATTTGCACAAACCTTCTTTATGGACGAAAATGG GTCTATTATTGGGTGATCGGAAGCAACTTAATTTTTCGATGCACATGGACCTACAAGCTCTCGGCACATCTTCGGCACAACTATTTGACAGTTTTTACGATAACAGCTTTGGAGATCATGCGGCGGTTCCAGTGGATTTTCTTTCGCGTTGAAAATGAATGGAACAAGATAACATCAAGCAAGCCAAGTTTGGAACTCTCCGGCAACGAAATCCCAAAGGAGGAAGATAGGCTACTTGGATCTGCCACCCACAATGTGTAA
- the LOC103991017 gene encoding metacaspase-5 codes for MATKRAVLVGCNYPGTKAELKGCINDVNRMRQSLVERFGFAEEDITVLIDTDRSYTQPTGANIRRAISDLVASAHPGDYLFFHYSGHGTRLPAETGEDDDTGYDECIVPCDMNLITDDDFREFVNKVPQGCRLTIVSDSCHSGGLIDKAKEQIGESTKSSDQVGSESGFGFRSFLKQTVHEAFESRGIHLPHEGHRRRHEDAHDAEREYRERGGQGYFKNRSLPLSTLIELLKQKTGKEDIDVGKIRPTLFEVFGEDASPKVKKFMKFILHKLHRHGEGGDGGEGGSLMSIVGGLAHEFLMQKLDDEEEEEEEVRPEEVYASAGRKGREDNGILISGCQSDQTSADANPAGGQGGAYGALSNAIQTILREADGEVSNRKVVLRARKMLEKQGFTQRPGLYCSDDHVDAAFICEA; via the exons atggcgaCGAAGAGGGCAGTGCTGGTTGGCTGCAACTACCCGGGCACCAAGGCGGAACTCAAGGGTTGCATCAACGACGTGAACCGGATGCGCCAGTCCCTTGTGGAGCGGTTCGGCTTCGCGGAGGAGGACATCACCGTCCTCATCGACACCGACCGCTCCTACACCCAACCCACCGGCGCCAACATCCGCCGGGCCATCTCCGACCTCGTTGCCTCCGCCCATCCCGGCGACTACCTCTTCTTCCACTACAGCGGCCACGGCACCCGCCTCCCTGCCGAGACCGGCGAGGACGACGACACCGGCTACGACGAGTGCATCGTCCCCTGCGACATGAATCTCATCACCG ACGACGACTTCAGAGAGTTTGTGAACAAGGTGCCTCAGGGCTGCCGGCTCACCATCGTCTCTGATTCCTGCCACAGCGGTGGCCTCATCGACAAGGCCAAGGAACAGATCGGCGAGAGCACCAAGAGCTCCGACCAGGTTGGATCTGAGTCGGGCTTCGGCTTCCGATCCTTCCTGAAGCAGACCGTTCACGAGGCATTCGAGTCCCGGGGGATCCACCTGCCCCACGaaggccaccgccgccgccacgaAGACGCGCACGATGCCGAACGAGAGTACCGGGAACGAGGCGGCCAGGGCTACTTCAAGAACCGCTCCCTCCCGCTCTCCACCCTCATCGAGCTCCTGAAGCAGAAGACGGGGAAAGAGGACATCGACGTGGGGAAGATCCGGCCCACCCTGTTCGAGGTCTTCGGTGAGGACGCCAGCCCcaaggtgaagaagttcatgaaGTTCATCCTGCACAAGCTGCATCGGCACGGGGAGGGCGGCGACGGCGGAGAGGGCGGCAGCCTCATGAGCATCGTCGGCGGCCTGGCGCATGAGTTCCTGATGCAGAAGCTggatgacgaggaggaggaggaggaggaagtgagGCCGGAGGAGGTGTACGCGAGCGCGGGCAGGAAGGGCCGGGAAGACAATGGCATCCTCATCAGCGGCTGCCAGTCCGACCAGACGTCGGCGGACGCCAACCCGGCGGGTGGCCAGGGCGGAGCTTACGGCGCTCTCAGCAATGCGATCCAGACCATCCTCAGGGAAGCCGACGGCGAGGTCTCGAACCGGAAGGTGGTGCTCCGGGCTCGGAAGATGCTGGAGAAGCAAGGATTCACGCAGCGCCCGGGTCTCTACTGCAGCGATGACCATGTGGATGCTGCTTTCATATGCGAAGCATGA
- the LOC135643428 gene encoding uncharacterized protein LOC135643428, producing the protein MASSVARIPSADEWHDPGRLAAAVFGAARGRTSFTPANLKKVLVRQQQSKDVPSSSSSSSALTAAGDSVAGEEDGGSPATARRRQSQIHHRWAVQQAREMVTTIDRHAQQAEISTLTTTSQPVSVRAASLLREASPSASECSAGSAAVSSSCAGAGAGDLPPNVRASSLIQMWRELEAEAGLTPKHRTVCGGGTMENASAASFSADEPSGCNSDFSDESDAFVDWNSDMTTTANSSSSCSLNDNEKSRVGSIVKMLSSGHGARRFMATLNSENEPSGRENPVATNKTERLRSTGSSSVLSPRRLRGRGEMENLVARMEKERRRELAALAEHQHVSRFPYRGRLQSMLRLKSLRRQVEVHDQMQGPSTASELDQLHNGSTISYLRERFNHIGQHCGGRKRALESSSSAHVQFPMDAEDTVYKSSAQVQFPMDAEGSAHTYSSDNNQYQEIVIHPQIAPPETNSSYSRSDYLQEGSQSVDGSWDERNLWVTNLDWQRPSNGWHGEAVAEELESYPQQNTSNWISRPSDPWTGWGANRKPDAYHDLFQNFSDNVEIRELLERRRVSTSLASDFCNKMNQLILSFLHRQTQQSFHENSEETHVDYPFWQPSDEYCNAEQDASVSSSLVPLQYHTLHHPENWQHTSFTHQSSHNLLDMEAMRDLRSDMAQIHEEISELRALIESCMDWQAKLRQSIKHDIMDAIHQSGGTASVSQGSKAKPGGRGSCCICCEMQVDSLLYRCGHMCTCFKCACQLQWNSGLCPICRSPIVDVVRTTFPNY; encoded by the exons ATGGCCTCCTCGGTGGCCCGCATACCCTCCGCCGATGAGTGGCATGACCCCGGCCGCCTCGCCGCCGCCGTCTTCGGCGCGGCCCGCGGTCGTACCTCGTTCACCCCTGCCAACCTCAAGAAAGTCCTCGTTCGCCAGCAGCAGAGCAAGGatgttccttcctcctcttcttcttcctcagctTTGACTGCTGCCGGCGATTCTGTCGCCGGTGAGGAGGACGGTGGGTCGCCGGCGACCGCGCGCAGGCGGCAGTCGCAGATCCACCATCGGTGGGCGGTGCAGCAGGCGCGGGAGATGGTCACCACCATCGACCGGCACGCCCAACAGGCGGAGATCTCCACGTTGACCACCACCTCCCAGCCCGTCTCTGTCCGCGCCGCCTCGCTGCTCCGCGAGGCGTCCCCTTCGGCCTCGGAGTGCTCCGCTGGAAGCGCCGCCGTCTCTTCTTCCTGCGCTGGTGCAGGCGCCGGAGATCTGCCGCCCAACGTCCGGGCCTCCTCGCTGATACAGATGTGGCGCGAGCTCGAGGCAGAGGCGGGGCTCACCCCGAAGCACCGCACGGTGTGCGGCGGTGGCACCATGGAGAACGCCAGTGCTGCTTCGTTCTCGGCCGACGAACCTTCTGGTTGCAACTCCGACTTTTCCGATGAGTCAGACGCGTTCGTGGACTGGAATTCTGACATGACGACGACGGCgaattcttcttcttcatgttcattgAACGACAACGAGAAAAGCCGGGTGGGGAGCATCGTGAAGATGCTGAGCTCAGGCCATGGCGCGCGTAGGTTCATGGCGACGTTGAACAGCGAGAACGAGCCATCGGGGCGAGAGAATCCAGTGGCGACGAACAAGACGGAGAGGCTCCGCAGCACGGGGTCGTCCTCCGTTCTGAGTCCAAGGCGGCTGAGAGGGCGAGGAGAGATGGAGAACCTGGTCGCAAGGATGGAGAAGGAGCGGCGGAGGGAGCTCGCGGCATTGGCCGAGCATCAACACGTCTCACGATTCCCATATCGCGGCCGTCTCCAG TCGATGCTGAGGCTCAAATCTCTTCGACGACAAGTGGAAGTGCACGATCAAATGCAGGGCCCTTCGACAGCTTCGGAATTGGATCAATTGCACAATGGATCCACAATCTCTTATCTGAG GGAGAGATTTAACCACATAGGACAGCATTGTGGAGGCAGAAAGCGAGCTCTGGAGAGCTCGAGCAGTGCCCATGTCCAGTTCCCCATGGATGCTGAAGACACCGTCTACAAGAGCAGTGCACAAGTCCAGTTCCCCATGGATGCTGAAGGTTCAGCCCATACATATTCCAGCGACAACAATCAGTATCAGGAAATTGTGATTCATCCCCAAATCGCTCCACCTGAGACCAACTCATCATATTCCAGGAGTGATTACCTACAGGAAGGAAGCCAAAGTGTTGATGGTTCTTGGGACGAAAGGAACCTATGGGTGACCAACCTTGACTGGCAAAGACCGTCAAATGGTTGGCACGGTGAGGCTGTTGCAGAGGAGCTTGAATCATACCCACAGCAAAACACGAGTAATTGGATCAGCAGGCCTTCCGATCCATGGACAGGATGGGGGGCGAACAGGAAACCTGATGCGTATCATGACTTGTTCCAGAATTTCTCTGATAATGTCGAGATCCGGGAGCTTCTTGAGAG AAGAAGAGTCTCAACTTCTCTTGCAAGCGATTTTTGCAATAAGATGAATCAACTGATCTTGTCGTTCTTACACCGACAAACACAGCAAAGTTTTCATGAGAATTCAGAAGAAACACATGTGGATTATCCGTTCTGGCAACCAAGTGACGAGTACTGTAACGCTGAGCAAGATGCATCCGTCTCATCATCGCTGGTACCTCTACAATATCACACCTTGCACCACCCAGAGAACTGGCAACATACTTCATTCACTCACCAGTCTTCTCACAATCTGCTA GACATGGAAGCTATGCGTGACTTGCGGAGTGATATGGCTCAAATCCATGAAGAAATCAGCGAACTGCGGGCATTGATCGAGAGTTGCATGGACTGGCAGGCCAAACTTAGACAATCTATCAAGCATGACATAATGGATGCGATACATCAATCAG GTGGAACAGCAAGTGTTTCACAGGGTTCCAAAGCTAAACCAGGAGGGAGAGGAAGTTGCTGTATATGCTGTGAGATGCAAGTTGACTCTCTGCTTTACAG GTGTGGGCATATGTGCACCTGTTTCAAGTGTGCCTGCCAATTGCAGTGGAACAGTGGATTGTGTCCGATCTGTCGATCCCCAATTGTGGATGTCGTGCGGACCACCTTTCCTAATTACTAA
- the LOC135643725 gene encoding uncharacterized protein LOC135643725 isoform X1, which produces MFEVPLPSAKSPHLRRAGSRPIFTDQEVNEMKSPSMAASGVAMMPSPVFLWRFKVVLFLLWGISCCKIGWDSVMRMNADKRDLFLYEAFLYFNPLLLVTLMVWLWGVNLWIFSHSSVNYAKVFDLDHTHLTHREIWKCATWMIIIVPTSMAAYLYLYSHGEVSLAASQPVILYAAILMVLIFPFEIFYLPSRYYLLRTVWRIMLPLQAITFSDFFLADIMTSMSKVFSDLERSVCRMVNKQVATIAWFEADSVCGSHSVVIPVVLVFPYLCRFFQCLRQYKDTRERTCLFNALKYSTAIPVIFLSALKYHVFPDSWTKFYRPLWLISSVINSLYSFYWDVTRDWDLSVFTRIFKFKNPHICTNLLYGRKWVYYWVIGSNLIFRCTWTYKLSAHLRHNYLTVFTITALEIMRRFQWIFFRVENEWNKITSSKPSLELSGNEIPKEEDRLLGSATHNV; this is translated from the exons ATGTTTGAAGTTCCTTTGCCATCAGCTAAAAGTCCCCATCTTCGTCGAGCTGGTAGCAGACCTATTTTCACTGATCAGG AGGTAAATGAGATGAAGAGTCCAAGCATGGCAGCATCTGGTGTTGCAATGATGCCATCACCAGTTTTCTTGTGGAGATTTAAG GTTGTATTGTTTCTCTTGTGGGGCATCAGTTGTTGTAAG ATAGGCTGGGACTCTGTAATGCGAATGAATGCAGATAAACGAGATTTGTTTCTTTACGAGGCCTTTTTGTATTTTAATCCACTTCTTCTTGTG ACGTTGATGGTTTGGCTTTGGGGAGTGAATCTATGGATTTTTTCTCATTCATCTGTTAACTATGCAAAAGTATTTGATCTTGACCACACTCATCTCACACATCGGGAGATATGGAAG TGTGCAACCTGGATGATCATCATTGTTCCTACGAGTATGGCAgcttatctttatttgtattcACATGGCGAAGTATCACTAGCTGCATCACAACCA gttattctatatgcagccaTTCTAATGGTTCTCATATTCCCCTTTGAGATCTTTTACTTGCCATCCCGCTACTACTTGTTAAGGACTGTATGGCGTATAATGCTTCCATTACAG GCAATCACATTTTCTGATTTCTTCTTGGCAGATATCATGACATCAATGTCAAAG GTATTCTCCGATTTGGAGCGTTCAGTTTGTCGGATGGTTAACAAACAG GTTGCAACAATAGCTTGGTTTGAGGCTGATTCTGTATGTGGCAGTCACTCTGTTGTAATCCCTGTGGTGCTTGTCTTTCCCTATTTATGCCGTTTTTTCCAGTGCTTACGTCAATATAAGGATACCAGAGAAAGGACATGCCTTTTTAATG CTTTAAAATATTCAACTGCAATCCCTGTGATTTTTCTTTCGGCTCTCAAGTATCATGTCTTCCCAGACAGTTGGACCAAATTTTACCGCCCTCTTTGGCTTATTTCTAGTGTCATAAACTCATTATATTCATTTTATTGGGATGTGACTCGGGATTGGGATTTGAG TGTGTTCACTCGTATCTTCAAGTTTAAAAATCCACATATTTGCACAAACCTTCTTTATGGACGAAAATGG GTCTATTATTGGGTGATCGGAAGCAACTTAATTTTTCGATGCACATGGACCTACAAGCTCTCGGCACATCTTCGGCACAACTATTTGACAGTTTTTACGATAACAGCTTTGGAGATCATGCGGCGGTTCCAGTGGATTTTCTTTCGCGTTGAAAATGAATGGAACAAGATAACATCAAGCAAGCCAAGTTTGGAACTCTCCGGCAACGAAATCCCAAAGGAGGAAGATAGGCTACTTGGATCTGCCACCCACAATGTGTAA